One region of Tumebacillus amylolyticus genomic DNA includes:
- a CDS encoding GH1 family beta-glucosidase, with amino-acid sequence MKKFPNDFLWGVATASYQIEGAAHEDGRTSSIWDDFARTPGRVYEGHTGDVACDHYHRYPEDVQLMKELGVQAYRFSISWPRIFPEKGVINPEGFTFYRRLITELKEQGIQPAATIYHWDLPSWAQAEGGWTNRETVGHFLQYAQALFQEFGDEIPVWITHNEPWCAAFLGYGEGVHAPGHRNWREALAASHHLLLSHGLAVQAYRDMGLQGQIGITLNFTPTDAATSSPEDVAAAARWDGYANRWFVEPLFKGVYPADMVAWFEGQVGSFDFLQPGDLATIAVPIDFLGVNYYSRNVSKQGTEHELLQVDFQEGGGPVTDMGWEVHPQSLLQLLRRLEAEYVGRLPLYITENGAAYPDSLTDGAVHDEDRISYLQQHLEVCQQFVAEGGNLQGYYVWSFLDNFEWAFGYSKRFGIVYVDYETQERFPKDSARWFAETIGNNGVKVIKREDFT; translated from the coding sequence TTGAAAAAGTTTCCGAACGATTTTCTGTGGGGAGTTGCGACGGCGAGTTATCAGATTGAAGGCGCAGCACACGAGGACGGGCGCACGTCGTCGATCTGGGACGACTTCGCCCGCACACCGGGCAGGGTCTACGAAGGTCATACGGGCGACGTGGCGTGTGACCATTACCACCGCTATCCGGAGGACGTCCAACTGATGAAGGAACTCGGCGTGCAGGCTTATCGCTTTTCGATCTCGTGGCCGCGCATCTTTCCGGAGAAGGGGGTGATCAATCCGGAGGGCTTCACGTTCTATCGTCGTCTGATCACCGAATTGAAGGAGCAGGGCATTCAACCGGCGGCGACGATCTACCACTGGGATCTCCCGTCATGGGCACAGGCGGAGGGCGGGTGGACGAACCGAGAGACGGTCGGACACTTTTTGCAATATGCCCAAGCGCTGTTCCAAGAGTTTGGTGACGAAATCCCGGTCTGGATTACACATAACGAGCCTTGGTGCGCCGCGTTTCTCGGCTATGGTGAAGGCGTTCATGCGCCGGGACACCGCAATTGGCGTGAAGCGTTGGCAGCGTCGCATCACTTGCTCCTCTCACATGGGCTGGCTGTGCAAGCGTACCGCGACATGGGGCTGCAAGGGCAAATCGGGATCACGCTGAACTTCACGCCAACCGACGCGGCCACTTCGTCTCCTGAAGATGTCGCGGCGGCGGCACGTTGGGACGGGTACGCGAACCGTTGGTTCGTGGAGCCGCTTTTCAAAGGCGTGTATCCGGCAGACATGGTGGCCTGGTTCGAGGGTCAAGTGGGATCGTTTGACTTCTTGCAACCGGGGGACTTGGCGACGATTGCGGTGCCGATCGATTTTCTCGGTGTGAACTACTACAGCCGCAACGTTTCCAAGCAAGGCACGGAACATGAACTGTTGCAGGTAGACTTCCAAGAGGGCGGCGGGCCGGTAACCGATATGGGCTGGGAAGTGCATCCGCAGTCTCTGTTGCAATTGTTGAGACGGTTGGAAGCGGAGTATGTGGGACGATTGCCGCTCTACATCACGGAGAACGGAGCAGCTTACCCGGACTCGCTCACGGACGGGGCGGTGCATGACGAAGACCGTATCTCGTACTTGCAACAGCATTTGGAAGTCTGCCAGCAATTCGTGGCAGAGGGCGGCAACTTGCAGGGGTACTACGTTTGGTCGTTCCTCGACAATTTCGAGTGGGCGTTCGGGTACTCCAAGCGGTTTGGCATCGTGTATGTGGATTATGAAACGCAAGAACGTTTCCCGAAGGACAGTGCGCGTTGGTTTGCAGAGACTATTGGAAATAACGGTGTGAAGGTTATAAAAAGGGAGGATTTCACATGA
- a CDS encoding glycosyl hydrolase: MSKKKTWVGVGTSLVTAAALTWPGAGVGFAGTTVAVGAGSYTTALPAGQTGVQGAIYKTANVTGAMPTNDWWSSVAWEQYSDAMFPHPLAVQAGQSGLALGYPTQSAASNTMYGSMQNDMTLGTVAGTYPDTKVDGYSDWTVSMLWSNGANSMRVTSGHGLPFVYSTFAGTTPKLTFGSTPTVWSGGNGSNVLGVTVNGRHYALFGPTGSAWSGVGTSTLTNNLGGKNYLSIAVLPDNSAATLNAFKAYAYSFVTDTKVSWSYNASTSKVSTTYNVTTTPKEGTQTGTIMALYPHEWKSTTTPLSSYTYDSIRGTMKTVTGSSFTTALTYQGITPYLPPVGDYDAATLNNYVEQVRTEVNNHNFGTSADSYWGGKYLQRISNLVPVAQQLGNTAAVNNFESFLESKLSEYLKATDSTGAVKANNLFYYDNNWGTLIGYPASYGSNNELNDHHFHYGYWIRAAAEVARNNPAWAQSGNWGGMVNTVVKDIANWDRTDTSFPFLRNFDPYAGHSWASGHAKFGDGNNQESSSEAVNAWAALILWGEQTGNTQIRDLGIYLYTTETQAVNQYWFNVDGTNFKPGFNHNYSSMIWGGKSDYATWFTADVQKIRGINILPVTAASNYLGYSPTYSANFLNQLKAENGNSNAWTSWADILWEYQALYDPAGAIALFNANPGYTPEEGESKAHTYHWLHELNVLGQLDTTVTANTPLYAVYKKGTTRNYVAYNASSTAKTVTFSDGKTLSVPANSIATSAAPNNGGGGGGGTDPTPSTGNLFYVKSGGALSTTAGTTALTDTIASAGGVNHDGTPTNPSVYTISNVSGTYDSTKATGFDLFVDAGANIADGVQAQVQYDFTGDGTWDRTETYSYFPTNDVVGFEDYKQTQGLQSASGTFQNLSNGKVRIQVWNAIGNSATTLRVNAGTSEGSQSKLTIPFN, translated from the coding sequence ATGAGCAAAAAGAAAACCTGGGTGGGCGTCGGCACATCCTTGGTGACGGCGGCGGCGCTGACATGGCCGGGTGCCGGGGTTGGGTTTGCAGGAACGACGGTCGCTGTGGGAGCCGGCAGTTACACCACGGCACTGCCCGCCGGACAGACCGGTGTGCAAGGCGCGATCTACAAAACGGCCAACGTCACCGGCGCCATGCCGACCAACGATTGGTGGAGCTCGGTGGCGTGGGAGCAATACTCGGACGCGATGTTCCCGCATCCGCTCGCCGTTCAAGCGGGGCAGTCCGGCCTCGCCCTCGGCTATCCGACCCAAAGCGCAGCGTCCAATACGATGTACGGCTCGATGCAAAATGACATGACGCTCGGCACGGTGGCGGGCACCTACCCGGATACCAAAGTCGACGGGTACTCGGACTGGACGGTTTCGATGCTCTGGAGCAACGGCGCCAACTCGATGCGCGTGACCAGCGGGCACGGTCTGCCGTTTGTGTACAGCACTTTCGCAGGCACCACGCCGAAGTTGACGTTTGGCAGTACGCCGACCGTTTGGTCCGGCGGCAACGGGTCGAACGTGCTGGGGGTCACCGTAAACGGACGACATTACGCGCTGTTCGGTCCCACCGGCTCCGCTTGGTCGGGTGTGGGAACTTCGACGCTCACCAACAATTTGGGCGGCAAAAACTATCTCTCCATCGCCGTCCTCCCCGACAACTCGGCCGCGACGTTGAACGCGTTCAAAGCCTATGCCTACTCGTTTGTAACCGATACGAAAGTTTCGTGGTCGTACAACGCGTCGACTTCCAAAGTCAGCACCACCTACAATGTGACGACGACACCCAAGGAAGGCACCCAGACCGGCACGATCATGGCGCTGTACCCGCATGAGTGGAAGTCGACGACGACCCCGCTGTCCTCGTACACATACGACAGCATCCGGGGCACGATGAAGACGGTCACAGGCTCGTCCTTCACCACGGCGCTGACGTACCAAGGCATCACCCCGTACCTGCCCCCGGTCGGTGATTATGATGCGGCGACGTTGAACAACTACGTTGAGCAGGTGCGCACCGAAGTGAACAACCACAACTTCGGCACTTCGGCCGACTCCTACTGGGGCGGCAAGTACCTGCAACGCATCTCGAACCTCGTTCCGGTGGCCCAGCAACTCGGAAACACGGCGGCGGTCAACAACTTCGAGTCGTTCTTGGAGAGCAAGTTGAGCGAATATCTCAAAGCGACAGACTCCACGGGCGCTGTCAAAGCGAACAACTTGTTCTACTACGACAACAACTGGGGCACGCTGATCGGCTATCCGGCAAGCTACGGCTCGAACAACGAGCTCAACGACCACCACTTCCATTACGGCTACTGGATTCGCGCCGCTGCCGAAGTGGCGCGCAACAACCCGGCATGGGCACAGAGCGGCAACTGGGGCGGCATGGTCAACACGGTGGTCAAAGACATCGCAAACTGGGACCGTACCGATACGTCGTTCCCGTTCCTGCGCAACTTTGACCCGTACGCGGGGCATTCGTGGGCTTCCGGTCATGCGAAATTCGGGGACGGCAACAACCAAGAGTCCTCTTCGGAAGCGGTCAACGCGTGGGCGGCGCTCATCCTCTGGGGGGAGCAGACCGGCAACACGCAGATTCGCGACCTCGGCATCTACCTGTACACAACGGAGACCCAAGCGGTCAACCAATACTGGTTCAACGTCGACGGCACGAACTTCAAACCGGGCTTCAACCACAACTACTCTTCGATGATCTGGGGCGGCAAGTCCGACTATGCGACTTGGTTCACCGCCGATGTGCAGAAGATTCGCGGCATCAACATCTTGCCGGTCACGGCGGCGTCCAACTACCTCGGGTATTCGCCGACCTACTCCGCAAACTTCCTAAACCAGTTGAAAGCGGAGAACGGCAACTCCAATGCGTGGACGTCTTGGGCCGATATCCTCTGGGAGTACCAAGCGCTCTACGATCCGGCGGGGGCGATTGCGCTGTTCAACGCCAACCCCGGATACACGCCGGAAGAGGGCGAATCCAAAGCGCACACCTACCACTGGCTGCATGAGCTGAACGTGCTCGGCCAACTCGATACCACCGTCACGGCCAACACACCGCTCTATGCCGTTTACAAAAAAGGCACAACCCGCAACTACGTCGCGTACAACGCCTCCTCCACAGCGAAGACGGTCACCTTCTCCGACGGCAAGACCCTGAGCGTCCCGGCGAACTCCATCGCGACGTCAGCCGCTCCGAACAACGGCGGCGGTGGCGGTGGCGGCACCGATCCGACCCCGTCCACAGGCAATCTCTTTTATGTAAAAAGCGGCGGTGCCCTCAGCACGACCGCAGGCACCACAGCTTTGACCGACACGATTGCGTCTGCCGGCGGTGTCAACCACGACGGTACGCCGACCAACCCGTCCGTCTACACGATCAGCAACGTGAGCGGGACCTACGATTCCACGAAAGCCACGGGATTTGACCTGTTCGTTGACGCAGGCGCGAACATTGCGGACGGCGTACAAGCGCAAGTGCAATACGACTTCACGGGGGACGGTACGTGGGATCGCACGGAGACCTACTCGTACTTCCCGACCAACGACGTCGTGGGCTTTGAAGACTACAAGCAAACCCAAGGTCTGCAATCGGCCAGCGGTACGTTCCAAAACCTCAGCAACGGCAAAGTCCGCATCCAAGTCTGGAATGCGATCGGCAACAGCGCAACCACGCTTCGTGTCAACGCCGGAACGTCGGAAGGCTCGCAATCCAAGCTCACCATTCCGTTCAACTAA
- a CDS encoding aminotransferase A encodes MEHLINPNVREIQVSGIRKFSNRVAAYPNAISLTLGQPDFPTPEHIKEAAKRALDANRTVYTHNAGLLELRKAACDFVATRYGQQYDPETEVITTTGASEAIDITLRTILVPGSEVILPGPVYPGYEPIIKQCGAIPVYVDTRETGFKMTPEAIEAKLTDKTRAVLLPYPSNPTGVVLSREDLKGIGDLLRDREVFVVSDEIYSELVYSEEGHRSIVHEPGMRDKTIVINGLSKSHSMTGWRIGFTFAPAAISQHILKVHQYNVSCASSVSQYAALEALTHGVDDALAMRVEYRKRLDYVHDRLDLMGLPCVKPDGAFYLFPSIQHFGIPSLEFCVRLLEQEQLAVVPGDAFSEYGEGFLRISYAYSMESLKEALDRLQRFVTSL; translated from the coding sequence ATGGAACACCTCATCAACCCAAACGTCCGCGAGATTCAAGTCTCCGGCATCCGCAAATTTTCCAATCGCGTGGCGGCCTACCCCAACGCGATTTCCTTGACGCTCGGTCAGCCGGACTTCCCGACACCCGAGCATATCAAAGAAGCGGCCAAGCGCGCACTCGACGCCAACCGCACCGTCTACACGCACAACGCCGGCCTGCTCGAGTTGCGCAAAGCCGCTTGTGATTTCGTTGCCACCCGATACGGCCAACAGTACGACCCGGAAACGGAGGTCATCACCACGACGGGCGCTTCCGAAGCGATCGACATCACGTTGCGCACGATTCTCGTCCCAGGCTCCGAAGTGATTCTGCCGGGACCTGTCTATCCGGGATATGAACCGATCATCAAGCAATGCGGAGCGATCCCGGTCTACGTGGACACTCGCGAGACCGGATTCAAGATGACGCCGGAAGCCATTGAGGCGAAACTCACCGACAAGACTCGCGCCGTCCTCTTGCCATACCCGTCCAATCCGACCGGAGTCGTGCTCTCCCGCGAAGACTTGAAGGGAATCGGAGATCTCTTGCGCGACCGTGAAGTCTTCGTGGTTTCCGATGAGATCTACAGCGAGCTCGTCTACAGCGAAGAGGGCCACCGCTCCATCGTCCACGAGCCGGGCATGCGCGACAAAACCATCGTGATCAACGGCCTGTCCAAGTCGCACTCCATGACCGGCTGGCGAATCGGCTTCACGTTCGCACCGGCCGCCATCTCGCAACACATCTTGAAAGTCCACCAATACAACGTTTCGTGCGCCTCGTCCGTTTCGCAGTACGCCGCACTCGAAGCGTTGACCCACGGCGTCGACGATGCGCTCGCCATGCGCGTTGAATACCGCAAACGTCTCGACTACGTGCATGACCGTTTGGACCTGATGGGTCTGCCGTGCGTGAAACCGGACGGGGCGTTCTATTTGTTCCCGTCGATTCAACACTTCGGGATTCCGTCCTTGGAGTTTTGCGTGCGCCTCTTGGAGCAGGAACAACTCGCCGTCGTGCCGGGGGACGCTTTTTCCGAATATGGGGAAGGGTTCCTGCGCATCTCGTATGCGTATTCGATGGAATCGCTCAAGGAAGCGTTGGATCGCCTGCAACGCTTCGTGACCTCTTTGTAG
- a CDS encoding autorepressor SdpR family transcription factor: MNESFKALSDPTRRQIIKLLRERDRTAGEIAEHFSMTKPSISHHLNSLKTAGLVYDERHGQNIVYSLNTTVVQEVMSWFFEVLGMDGEKGDEDR; encoded by the coding sequence ATGAACGAGTCGTTCAAGGCGTTGTCCGACCCGACACGGCGGCAGATTATCAAGCTGTTGCGCGAGCGTGATCGGACGGCGGGCGAGATCGCCGAGCATTTTTCCATGACGAAGCCGAGCATCTCCCACCATTTGAATTCACTGAAAACTGCAGGGCTTGTCTATGACGAGCGTCATGGGCAGAACATCGTGTATTCGCTGAATACCACGGTGGTGCAGGAAGTCATGAGTTGGTTTTTTGAAGTCCTGGGGATGGATGGAGAAAAAGGAGATGAGGATCGATGA
- a CDS encoding SdpI family protein, with the protein MKSKIKWGWRDLLLAVIGLLPIVYFALVYGSLPDSMATHFGLGGDANGWESKGTFLGVSVLLTLGVPLFMKVTRRIDPRSENYDKFDHVYEIFRMAMTLFLSAVVTVVVFYNLGYDFNMQMFAMIGLGLFLILTGNYMGQVRYNYFVGIKTPWTLANEDVWKRTHRANGPLIVITGLVALVCAFLPGDVAAWVFGVVFAGSMLVFPFLYSYLAWKKLMTEGK; encoded by the coding sequence ATGAAATCCAAAATCAAATGGGGCTGGCGAGACCTCTTGCTTGCGGTGATCGGCCTGCTCCCGATCGTGTACTTTGCTCTGGTATACGGCTCTCTGCCGGATTCGATGGCGACGCACTTCGGCTTGGGGGGAGACGCGAACGGGTGGGAGAGCAAGGGGACGTTTCTCGGCGTTTCGGTCCTGCTGACTCTCGGGGTGCCCCTGTTCATGAAAGTGACGCGCCGCATCGACCCGCGCTCGGAGAACTACGACAAGTTCGACCATGTGTACGAAATTTTCCGCATGGCGATGACGTTGTTCCTGTCGGCGGTGGTGACGGTGGTGGTATTCTACAACCTCGGGTATGACTTCAACATGCAGATGTTTGCGATGATCGGGCTCGGGTTGTTCCTGATCTTGACCGGCAACTACATGGGGCAAGTGCGCTATAATTACTTCGTCGGGATCAAAACGCCGTGGACGCTCGCCAACGAGGACGTCTGGAAACGCACACACCGCGCCAACGGGCCGTTGATCGTCATCACAGGGCTGGTCGCATTGGTCTGCGCCTTTTTGCCGGGCGATGTGGCGGCGTGGGTGTTCGGCGTGGTCTTTGCCGGTTCGATGTTGGTGTTCCCGTTCTTGTATTCGTATCTGGCGTGGAAGAAGCTGATGACAGAAGGGAAGTAA
- a CDS encoding DUF1294 domain-containing protein, with the protein MGILILLALFAGLNVYAYALMGYDKRQAKRGGQRVRERTLFLLSFAGGCIGIEMGMKKFRHKTQHRSFKILVPLSFVTVALMYGALLKLML; encoded by the coding sequence ATGGGCATTCTGATCTTGCTCGCCCTGTTTGCAGGGCTGAACGTGTATGCATATGCGCTGATGGGCTACGACAAACGACAAGCCAAGCGCGGCGGACAGCGAGTGCGGGAGCGGACGCTTTTTCTGCTCTCGTTTGCGGGTGGGTGCATCGGGATTGAGATGGGGATGAAGAAATTCCGGCACAAAACCCAGCACCGTTCGTTCAAAATCTTGGTACCGCTGTCGTTTGTGACGGTGGCGTTGATGTATGGAGCCTTGCTGAAATTGATGCTGTAG
- a CDS encoding glycerate kinase, with protein MKKILLAPDSFKGSLSAPALCVAMTQGIRRVFPHAEVLSLPLADGGEGTMEILVQATGGHLVHVDVTDPLGRPVQAAYGVLPNHTAVIELAQASGLTLLLPDERNPLRTTTYGTGELLKHALDAGHRQFLIGLGGSATNDAGAGLLQALGLKLLDTEKKDLPRGGSALAQLHDIDASDLDPRLQESRFLLASDVQNPLTGPAGASAVFGPQKGASPEQVPQLDLALTRFGDVVHQHLQRLGGPMNTAISVDTDFLTLPGGGAAGGTAAGLLAFLPCTLRPGIEVILETLRFEDHLRDADLVLTGEGRLDDQTLSGKTIAGVCRLARLHEVPVIALCGSTALTGVELDELGLQAAFSLVPGPCSLDDALLHAAAWTADRTEQLLRLLRH; from the coding sequence ATGAAAAAAATCCTCCTCGCCCCCGACTCCTTCAAAGGCTCTCTCTCCGCCCCCGCCCTCTGCGTCGCAATGACCCAAGGAATTCGACGGGTCTTCCCGCACGCAGAGGTGCTCTCTTTGCCACTGGCAGACGGAGGCGAGGGCACGATGGAAATTCTCGTCCAAGCAACAGGAGGTCACTTGGTACACGTGGACGTCACCGACCCGCTCGGCCGTCCCGTCCAAGCAGCGTATGGCGTGCTGCCGAATCACACAGCGGTCATCGAACTCGCCCAAGCATCCGGCCTCACCCTGCTTCTCCCCGACGAGCGCAATCCGTTGCGTACCACAACGTACGGCACAGGTGAACTTCTCAAACACGCGCTCGACGCCGGGCATCGTCAGTTCCTCATCGGACTTGGTGGAAGCGCGACCAATGACGCGGGAGCCGGCCTCTTGCAAGCCCTCGGCCTCAAACTGCTCGACACGGAAAAAAAGGACCTTCCCCGTGGCGGGTCGGCCCTTGCCCAACTACACGACATCGACGCGTCCGATCTCGATCCCCGCTTGCAGGAGTCCCGTTTTCTCCTCGCATCAGACGTCCAAAACCCACTTACCGGCCCAGCGGGAGCCTCTGCGGTCTTCGGCCCGCAAAAGGGGGCGTCCCCCGAGCAAGTTCCCCAACTCGACCTCGCTCTGACGCGATTTGGAGACGTTGTTCATCAACACCTTCAACGACTCGGCGGCCCGATGAACACAGCGATTTCAGTCGATACCGACTTCCTCACACTCCCCGGCGGGGGCGCGGCAGGCGGCACGGCGGCGGGTTTGCTCGCGTTCTTGCCTTGCACCCTCCGCCCCGGCATCGAAGTCATCCTCGAAACCTTGCGTTTTGAAGACCACCTGCGGGACGCCGACCTCGTCCTCACGGGCGAAGGCCGTCTCGACGACCAAACGCTGTCCGGCAAAACCATTGCCGGCGTCTGCCGTCTCGCACGACTCCATGAGGTTCCCGTCATCGCCCTCTGCGGCAGTACGGCACTCACGGGCGTCGAACTTGACGAACTCGGCCTACAGGCCGCTTTTTCCCTCGTGCCCGGTCCTTGCTCGCTCGATGACGCGCTGCTCCATGCCGCCGCTTGGACGGCCGACCGCACCGAACAACTTCTTCGCCTGCTTCGCCACTAA
- a CDS encoding MBL fold metallo-hydrolase, whose translation MIHYRNENITVFQSHLQQTTSTVLQTPDLVLVVDPCWLPGEVEEIRQHVEAIRAGRPLYLLFTHADWDHIIGYRAFPDATVIASQAVHTYPDVDRQRKLDAIRNFDGNYYLDRPYPIEFPSVDLVIEHDGQLLTFGDTTLTFYHAHGHTRDGLFTIVEPLGVFLAGDYLSDAEFPFIYYSSTEYDTTMQKVEQILQTHNISLLVPGHGSATQHTDEIRRRTKESLAYIAQVRDCVQHDKQAELSAMIDPWKYAPQLRRFHQDNIDRITRELQA comes from the coding sequence ATGATTCACTATCGCAACGAGAACATCACTGTCTTCCAAAGCCACCTCCAACAAACCACGTCGACCGTTCTCCAAACGCCGGACCTCGTCTTGGTCGTCGACCCCTGCTGGCTGCCGGGCGAAGTGGAAGAGATTCGCCAACACGTCGAAGCCATCCGCGCCGGACGCCCGCTCTATTTGTTGTTCACACACGCAGACTGGGATCACATCATCGGCTACCGTGCGTTCCCGGACGCAACCGTCATCGCGTCTCAAGCCGTCCACACCTATCCGGACGTTGATCGTCAGCGCAAACTGGATGCCATCCGGAACTTTGACGGCAACTACTACCTCGATCGTCCCTACCCGATCGAGTTTCCGTCCGTCGATCTCGTCATCGAACACGACGGTCAACTCCTCACGTTCGGGGACACGACGCTCACGTTCTACCACGCGCACGGACATACCAGGGACGGACTGTTCACCATCGTCGAGCCGCTTGGCGTCTTCCTCGCCGGAGATTATCTCTCCGACGCCGAGTTTCCCTTCATCTATTACAGCAGCACCGAGTACGACACTACGATGCAAAAAGTCGAACAGATCCTGCAAACTCATAACATCTCGCTCCTCGTCCCCGGACACGGCTCCGCGACTCAACACACAGATGAGATTCGCCGCCGCACCAAGGAATCACTTGCGTACATCGCACAAGTTCGCGATTGCGTGCAACACGACAAGCAAGCCGAATTGAGCGCGATGATCGACCCCTGGAAGTATGCGCCCCAACTGCGCCGCTTCCACCAAGACAACATCGACAGAATCACCCGCGAACTCCAAGCATGA